A window from Citrus sinensis cultivar Valencia sweet orange chromosome 5, DVS_A1.0, whole genome shotgun sequence encodes these proteins:
- the LOC102616963 gene encoding squamosa promoter-binding-like protein 14 isoform X1, which translates to MEEVGAQVAPSILMHQRLSSRLCEAPTMTMTMTMAKKRHLSYQAQSQNHYGGEQQNWNPKLWDWDSVGFVGKPVVDSDPEVLRLGGATASESPNKTTDNINYNYNYNNQKKGNTTTTSAVTVGNVEDDGRLDLNLGGGLTAVDVEQPEPPVVTSKPNKRVRSGSPGTAPYPMCQVDNCKEDLSNAKDYHRRHKVCELHSKSTKALVGKQMQRFCQQCSRFHPLSEFDEGKRSCRRRLAGHNRRRRKTQPEDITSRMLIHGHGNQSNNPTANVDIVNLLTALARAQGKTEDRSISCSSVPDREQLLMILSKINSLPLPADLAAKLHNFGSLNRKTPVHTSTDVQNRLNENTSSPSTMDLLAVLSSTLTAPSPDTLAAHSQRSSHSSDSEKTKSTCPEQATPNFLKRTTMDFPSVGGERSSTSYQSPVEDSDGQNQETRVNLPLQLFSSSPEDDSPPKLSSSRKYFSSDSSNPIEERSPSSSPVVQTFFPMQSTSETVKSEKLSIGREVNANVEGNRSRGSIMPLELFRGSNKAADNCSFQSFPYQAGYTSSSGSDHSPSSLNSDAQDCTGRIIFKLFDKDPSQFPGTLRKEIYNWLSNSPSEMESYIRPGCVILSLYVSMPYATWEQLEGNLLQRINSLVQDSDSDFWRNARFLVHTGKQLASHKDGNIRVCKSWRTWSSPELISVSPLAVVGGQELSFKLRGRNLTNLGTKIHCTFMGGYASQEVTSSTCQGSIYDEIILAGLKIQDTSPSVLGRFFIEVENGFKGNSFPVIIADATICKELSLLESEFGAEAKVCDVISEHQAHEYGRPRSREEVLHFLNELGWLFQRKRASSIVKGSDYSLSRFKFLLVFSVDRGCCALVKAILDILVEGNLSMDGLSRESLEMLWEIQLLNRAVKMKCRRMVDLLIHYSLTSSNDTPQKYIFPPNLAGPGGITPLHLAACTSDSDDIIDALTNDPQEIGPSSWNSILDASGHSPYSYALMKNNHAYNKLVARKLADRRNGQVTIPVGVEIEQSGLAKEQVHGLSSQFKQRGKSCTKCAVAAAKLNKRVRGSQGLLNRPYIHSMLAIAAVCVCVCLFLRGSPDIGLVAPFKWENLDFGPK; encoded by the exons ATGGAAGAAGTAGGTGCACAAGTGGCTCCTTCAATATTAATGCATCAAAGACTTTCAAGCAGATTATGTGAAGCGCCGACGATGACGATGACGATGACGATGGCGAAAAAGCGGCATCTTTCTTATCAGGCTCAAAGCCAAAACCACTACGGTGGTGAGCAGCAGAACTGGAACCCTAAGCTATGGGATTGGGATAGTGTTGGATTTGTTGGGAAACCGGTTGTGGACTCGGACCCAGAGGTTCTTAGATTGGGGGGCGCTACTGCATCTGAATCGCCCAACAAGACGactgataatattaattataattataattataacaatCAGAAGAAGGGGAATACTACCACTACCAGTGCTGTTACCGTTGGAAATGTTGAAGATGATGGAAGGCTTGATTTGAATCTTGGTGGGGGTTTGACTGCCGTTGATGTTGAGCAGCCTGAGCCTCCCGTGGTTACCTCCAAACCCAACAAAAGGGTTAGGTCTGGATCTCCCGGAACTGCTCCTTATCCCATGTGTCAGGTTGATAATTGTAAGGAAGATCTCTCTAATGCCAAGGATTATCACCGCCGACATAAAGTTTGCGAGCTGCATAGTAAATCTACTAAAGCTCTTGTTGGGAAGCAGATGCAGAGGTTCTGCCAGCAGTGTAGcag GTTTCATCCTCTTTCAGAGTTTGATGAGGGAAAACGAAGCTGTAGGCGTCGGCTTGCTGGGCACAACCGACGAAGAAGGAAAACCCAGCCAGAGGATATTACCTCACGGATGTTAATCCATGGCCATGGAAACCAGAGTAACAACCCCACTGCAAATGTAGATATTGTCAACTTGCTGACTGCCTTAGCTCGTGCACAAG gGAAAACTGAAGATAGAAGTATCAGTTGTTCATCGGTACCAGATAGAGAGCAACTCCTCATGATTCTTAGCAAGATCAATTCTCTGCCTTTGCCAGCGGACCTTGCTGCAAAGTTGCACAATTTTGGAAGTCTAAATAGGAAAACTCCAGTACACACTTCTACTGATGTCCAAAACagattgaatgaaaatacatCGTCTCCATCAACCATGGACTTGCTTGCCGTTCTTTCATCCACTCTAACTGCACCTTCTCCAGACACTCTTGCTGCTCACTCTCAAAGAAGTAGCCATAGCAGCGATAGTGAGAAAACCAAGTCAACCTGCCCTGAACAAGCAACTCCCAATTTCCTTAAGAGAACCACCATGGATTTTCCATCTGTTGGAGGTGAGAGAAGTAGTACCAGTTATCAGTCCCCTGTTGAAGATTCGGATGGTCAAAATCAAGAAACTCGGGTCAATTTGCCCTTACAGCTATTTAGCTCTTCACCTGAGGATGACAGCCCACCAAAGCTGTCGTCTTCTAGGAAGTATTTCTCTTCTGACAGTAGTAACCCCATTGAAGAGAGATCTCCATCTTCATCTCCTGTTGTCCAAACATTCTTCCCAATGCAGAGCACATCTGAGACCGtaaaatctgaaaaattgTCTATTGGAAGAGAGGTTAATGCTAATGTTGAAGGTAACCGGAGTCGCGGTTCTATTATGCCACTTGAGCTCTTTAGAGGCTCAAATAAAGCAGCTGACAATTGttcatttcaaagttttccgTATCAAGCTGGGTACACTTCGTCTTCTGGGTCTGATCATTCACCTTCTAGCTTGAACTCTGATGCGCAG GATTGCACCGgcagaataatttttaagttatttgaCAAGGATCCCAGTCAATTTCCTGGGACATTGCGGAAAGAG ATCTACAATTGGCTTTCTAACAGTCCATCAGAAATGGAAAGCTACATCAGGCCTGGTTGTGTGATTTTATCACTTTATGTGTCAATGCCATATGCTACTTGGGAACAA CTGGAAGGAAACCTCCTTCAGCGAATCAATTCTTTGGTTcaagattcagattcagattttTGGAGAAACGCGAGGTTTTTGGTCCATACGGGGAAGCAGTTAGCATCACATAAAGATG GGAATATTCGTGTCTGCAAATCTTGGAGAACATGGAGCTCCCCGGAGTTGATCTCAGTGTCTCCTTTAGCAGTTGTTGGTGGACAAGAACTCTCTTTCAAATTGAGGGGTAGAAATCTTACTAATCTTGGCACCAA GATCCATTGCACATTCATGGGTGGATATGCATCACAGGAAGTAACGAGTTCTACATGTCAGGGCTCCATTTATGATGAGATAATCTTGGCTGGTTTAAAAATTCAGGACACATCTCCAAGTGTTCTGGGTCGATTTTTTATTGAG GTGGAAAATGGTTTCAAGGGCAATAGTTTTCCTGTTATTATAGCGGATGCTACAATTTGTAAAGAATTGAGTCTGCTCGAGTCTGAATTTGGTGCTGAGGCTAAAGTATGTGATGTCATTTCAGAACATCAAGCTCATGAATATGGCAGGCCCAGATCAAGGGAAGAAGTTCTGCACTTCTTGAATGAACTGGGATGGCTGTTCCAAAGAAAGAGAGCTTCTTCCATCGTTAAGGGTTCTGATTATTCCTTGAGCCGCTTCAAGTTTTTGCTCGTATTTTCAGTAGATCGAGGTTGCTGTGCTTTAGTGAAAGCAATCCTAGACATTCTGGTGGAAGGAAATTTGAGTATGGATGGTCTATCTAGGGAATCACTTGAGATGCTGTGGGAAATTCAGCTGTTGAATCGGGCTGTGAAAATGAAGTGCAGGAGGATGGTCGACTTGCTGATCCATTATTCTTTAACTAGCAGTAATGACACCCCCCAGAAATATATTTTCCCACCAAATCTTGCGGGACCTGGTGGTATTACGCCACTACATTTGGCTGCATGTACGTCGGATTCAGATGATATAATAGATGCTTTGACAAATGATCCACAGGAG ATTGGGCCGTCCTCCTGGAATTCCATTCTTGATGCTAGTGGGCACTCTCCATATTCTTATGCCTTAATGAAGAATAATCACGCTTATAACAAGCTGGTGGCTCGTAAACTTGCTGACAGAAGAAATGGTCAAGTTACAATACCAGTTGGAGTAGAGATAGAGCAATCTGGCTTGGCAAAGGAGCAGGTACATGGGTTAAGTTCCCAATTCAAACAAAGGGGTAAATCTTGCACTAAGTGTGCAGTTGCTGCAGCAAAGTTGAACAAAAGGGTTCGAGGTTCACAGGGCTTACTTAACCGCCCTTACATTCATTCAATGCTTGCCATTGCTGCTGTCTGCGTGTGTGTCTGCTTATTCTTGCGAGGCTCTCCAGACATTGGTCTGGTTGCTCCATTCAAGTGGGAGAACTTGGATTTTGGTCCAAAGTAG
- the LOC102616963 gene encoding squamosa promoter-binding-like protein 14 isoform X2, producing the protein MTMTMTMAKKRHLSYQAQSQNHYGGEQQNWNPKLWDWDSVGFVGKPVVDSDPEVLRLGGATASESPNKTTDNINYNYNYNNQKKGNTTTTSAVTVGNVEDDGRLDLNLGGGLTAVDVEQPEPPVVTSKPNKRVRSGSPGTAPYPMCQVDNCKEDLSNAKDYHRRHKVCELHSKSTKALVGKQMQRFCQQCSRFHPLSEFDEGKRSCRRRLAGHNRRRRKTQPEDITSRMLIHGHGNQSNNPTANVDIVNLLTALARAQGKTEDRSISCSSVPDREQLLMILSKINSLPLPADLAAKLHNFGSLNRKTPVHTSTDVQNRLNENTSSPSTMDLLAVLSSTLTAPSPDTLAAHSQRSSHSSDSEKTKSTCPEQATPNFLKRTTMDFPSVGGERSSTSYQSPVEDSDGQNQETRVNLPLQLFSSSPEDDSPPKLSSSRKYFSSDSSNPIEERSPSSSPVVQTFFPMQSTSETVKSEKLSIGREVNANVEGNRSRGSIMPLELFRGSNKAADNCSFQSFPYQAGYTSSSGSDHSPSSLNSDAQDCTGRIIFKLFDKDPSQFPGTLRKEIYNWLSNSPSEMESYIRPGCVILSLYVSMPYATWEQLEGNLLQRINSLVQDSDSDFWRNARFLVHTGKQLASHKDGNIRVCKSWRTWSSPELISVSPLAVVGGQELSFKLRGRNLTNLGTKIHCTFMGGYASQEVTSSTCQGSIYDEIILAGLKIQDTSPSVLGRFFIEVENGFKGNSFPVIIADATICKELSLLESEFGAEAKVCDVISEHQAHEYGRPRSREEVLHFLNELGWLFQRKRASSIVKGSDYSLSRFKFLLVFSVDRGCCALVKAILDILVEGNLSMDGLSRESLEMLWEIQLLNRAVKMKCRRMVDLLIHYSLTSSNDTPQKYIFPPNLAGPGGITPLHLAACTSDSDDIIDALTNDPQEIGPSSWNSILDASGHSPYSYALMKNNHAYNKLVARKLADRRNGQVTIPVGVEIEQSGLAKEQVHGLSSQFKQRGKSCTKCAVAAAKLNKRVRGSQGLLNRPYIHSMLAIAAVCVCVCLFLRGSPDIGLVAPFKWENLDFGPK; encoded by the exons ATGACGATGACGATGACGATGGCGAAAAAGCGGCATCTTTCTTATCAGGCTCAAAGCCAAAACCACTACGGTGGTGAGCAGCAGAACTGGAACCCTAAGCTATGGGATTGGGATAGTGTTGGATTTGTTGGGAAACCGGTTGTGGACTCGGACCCAGAGGTTCTTAGATTGGGGGGCGCTACTGCATCTGAATCGCCCAACAAGACGactgataatattaattataattataattataacaatCAGAAGAAGGGGAATACTACCACTACCAGTGCTGTTACCGTTGGAAATGTTGAAGATGATGGAAGGCTTGATTTGAATCTTGGTGGGGGTTTGACTGCCGTTGATGTTGAGCAGCCTGAGCCTCCCGTGGTTACCTCCAAACCCAACAAAAGGGTTAGGTCTGGATCTCCCGGAACTGCTCCTTATCCCATGTGTCAGGTTGATAATTGTAAGGAAGATCTCTCTAATGCCAAGGATTATCACCGCCGACATAAAGTTTGCGAGCTGCATAGTAAATCTACTAAAGCTCTTGTTGGGAAGCAGATGCAGAGGTTCTGCCAGCAGTGTAGcag GTTTCATCCTCTTTCAGAGTTTGATGAGGGAAAACGAAGCTGTAGGCGTCGGCTTGCTGGGCACAACCGACGAAGAAGGAAAACCCAGCCAGAGGATATTACCTCACGGATGTTAATCCATGGCCATGGAAACCAGAGTAACAACCCCACTGCAAATGTAGATATTGTCAACTTGCTGACTGCCTTAGCTCGTGCACAAG gGAAAACTGAAGATAGAAGTATCAGTTGTTCATCGGTACCAGATAGAGAGCAACTCCTCATGATTCTTAGCAAGATCAATTCTCTGCCTTTGCCAGCGGACCTTGCTGCAAAGTTGCACAATTTTGGAAGTCTAAATAGGAAAACTCCAGTACACACTTCTACTGATGTCCAAAACagattgaatgaaaatacatCGTCTCCATCAACCATGGACTTGCTTGCCGTTCTTTCATCCACTCTAACTGCACCTTCTCCAGACACTCTTGCTGCTCACTCTCAAAGAAGTAGCCATAGCAGCGATAGTGAGAAAACCAAGTCAACCTGCCCTGAACAAGCAACTCCCAATTTCCTTAAGAGAACCACCATGGATTTTCCATCTGTTGGAGGTGAGAGAAGTAGTACCAGTTATCAGTCCCCTGTTGAAGATTCGGATGGTCAAAATCAAGAAACTCGGGTCAATTTGCCCTTACAGCTATTTAGCTCTTCACCTGAGGATGACAGCCCACCAAAGCTGTCGTCTTCTAGGAAGTATTTCTCTTCTGACAGTAGTAACCCCATTGAAGAGAGATCTCCATCTTCATCTCCTGTTGTCCAAACATTCTTCCCAATGCAGAGCACATCTGAGACCGtaaaatctgaaaaattgTCTATTGGAAGAGAGGTTAATGCTAATGTTGAAGGTAACCGGAGTCGCGGTTCTATTATGCCACTTGAGCTCTTTAGAGGCTCAAATAAAGCAGCTGACAATTGttcatttcaaagttttccgTATCAAGCTGGGTACACTTCGTCTTCTGGGTCTGATCATTCACCTTCTAGCTTGAACTCTGATGCGCAG GATTGCACCGgcagaataatttttaagttatttgaCAAGGATCCCAGTCAATTTCCTGGGACATTGCGGAAAGAG ATCTACAATTGGCTTTCTAACAGTCCATCAGAAATGGAAAGCTACATCAGGCCTGGTTGTGTGATTTTATCACTTTATGTGTCAATGCCATATGCTACTTGGGAACAA CTGGAAGGAAACCTCCTTCAGCGAATCAATTCTTTGGTTcaagattcagattcagattttTGGAGAAACGCGAGGTTTTTGGTCCATACGGGGAAGCAGTTAGCATCACATAAAGATG GGAATATTCGTGTCTGCAAATCTTGGAGAACATGGAGCTCCCCGGAGTTGATCTCAGTGTCTCCTTTAGCAGTTGTTGGTGGACAAGAACTCTCTTTCAAATTGAGGGGTAGAAATCTTACTAATCTTGGCACCAA GATCCATTGCACATTCATGGGTGGATATGCATCACAGGAAGTAACGAGTTCTACATGTCAGGGCTCCATTTATGATGAGATAATCTTGGCTGGTTTAAAAATTCAGGACACATCTCCAAGTGTTCTGGGTCGATTTTTTATTGAG GTGGAAAATGGTTTCAAGGGCAATAGTTTTCCTGTTATTATAGCGGATGCTACAATTTGTAAAGAATTGAGTCTGCTCGAGTCTGAATTTGGTGCTGAGGCTAAAGTATGTGATGTCATTTCAGAACATCAAGCTCATGAATATGGCAGGCCCAGATCAAGGGAAGAAGTTCTGCACTTCTTGAATGAACTGGGATGGCTGTTCCAAAGAAAGAGAGCTTCTTCCATCGTTAAGGGTTCTGATTATTCCTTGAGCCGCTTCAAGTTTTTGCTCGTATTTTCAGTAGATCGAGGTTGCTGTGCTTTAGTGAAAGCAATCCTAGACATTCTGGTGGAAGGAAATTTGAGTATGGATGGTCTATCTAGGGAATCACTTGAGATGCTGTGGGAAATTCAGCTGTTGAATCGGGCTGTGAAAATGAAGTGCAGGAGGATGGTCGACTTGCTGATCCATTATTCTTTAACTAGCAGTAATGACACCCCCCAGAAATATATTTTCCCACCAAATCTTGCGGGACCTGGTGGTATTACGCCACTACATTTGGCTGCATGTACGTCGGATTCAGATGATATAATAGATGCTTTGACAAATGATCCACAGGAG ATTGGGCCGTCCTCCTGGAATTCCATTCTTGATGCTAGTGGGCACTCTCCATATTCTTATGCCTTAATGAAGAATAATCACGCTTATAACAAGCTGGTGGCTCGTAAACTTGCTGACAGAAGAAATGGTCAAGTTACAATACCAGTTGGAGTAGAGATAGAGCAATCTGGCTTGGCAAAGGAGCAGGTACATGGGTTAAGTTCCCAATTCAAACAAAGGGGTAAATCTTGCACTAAGTGTGCAGTTGCTGCAGCAAAGTTGAACAAAAGGGTTCGAGGTTCACAGGGCTTACTTAACCGCCCTTACATTCATTCAATGCTTGCCATTGCTGCTGTCTGCGTGTGTGTCTGCTTATTCTTGCGAGGCTCTCCAGACATTGGTCTGGTTGCTCCATTCAAGTGGGAGAACTTGGATTTTGGTCCAAAGTAG
- the LOC102617664 gene encoding uncharacterized protein LOC102617664: MTMTAEVEVHGGGELSSQNDLPNGNAIADSSCVFVEVSGNDVGSGGTDLNSTNSVELNGKLVVEESNQSTINNEENEIESEKQESLVLVSESFADQENQLLNLSAKEAELGDQKFESGGAESGTVVVSDSVDGDGAVSCKNYSSENAASLHTDLPAETACENGAVDMIHEIQVADCPEELGVEIDQNTDEASRPVAVAVAGVDLQLGMQIVRGSVTVESERGLDAGHCQYGVSETVVDDLVDPSQETAELDKPSGVAESFPFQIDPENLPVESLKTDPDVALNVSDTTAKPDVDFRDSVVTESSPSGEVDDMKRDNEVGKLNVGSGKSSDSHPVDDAHVNEVGNGPVRDDLVSVFHNSDAKSETETGFDSVDAEEKVSILASDDQRTEPEVLQGGIDGVDERSISVDNAAVESCTSESVYEESTADVKAECEIENAYVLSFRDVPGNEALVPESEVVSGSVSSIPEDVNVENVGIQHAGGEKDDHRSKELEENMETEFTGEESDDLVCKEVLENARIQFTGGGSDDQAHKEVKEKGGIQFTSGESDDKTFQEVEGIQSTDGGTDDKTCKKVVVNGGIKFTSEEQNDKTCPEVKENRGIQLTGGEDGDRTFQDVEGIERSDRCETQTSTPEGSTVDASESRNIGVEVVKQPFYFLVKVPRYDDENLREQIKAAQSKVDEKTRSRDAIRDDIQTIRASYKEYAEKLEAAISDERSARESLKSKRQEIDSVQSRINMMKNAISVDDIDGSIRNMEHRIAHETLPLKEEKQIIREIKQLKQRREQISSSIGEHDEVQLAFDQKDQIEEKMKFLRKEADSLRENVIKAEAATQAVKKLHREESEKLKRLLGQFKAADEIRQEAYKHWQSLKKQAYDKNQHFWKYKDDTKQANDLASKGDREALQHLCVNQVERVLELWNNNDEFRKEYVNSNIRSTLRRLKTLDGRSLGPDEEAPLIRPFLNDRVAKNISLTQISALEREKTEQVVPIKSEKVDDKPFPEVREQGDQIAKFKKPEKPSRAENVSTTVSGRDDEIEEAKEEVPKLTKEEEEMARKAEEKRKEEATAKLREQRRLEEKAKAQEALERKKRIAEKAQTRAALRAQKEAEQKEKEREKRARKKEKRKAAAAEDTAITNEEEYTQSSETPLEVPRTPELRDKPSTATKKPKKASQFTKQAKAKSIPLPLRNRGKRRVPSWMWVLIIALVVFALFLLGNSSFSFKFGFGGSAF, encoded by the exons ATGACAATGACGGCGGAGGTTGAAGTCCATGGCGGTGGTGAGTTGTCGTCACAAAATGATCTGCCGAATGGCAATGCCATTGCGGACAGCTCTTGCGTTTTCGTTGAGGTTAGCGGAAACGATGTCGGTTCTGGTGGCACGGATCTTAATTCTACTAATTCTGTCGAGCTGAATGGTAAACTTGTGGTTGAAGAAAGCAACCAATCAACAATAAACAATGAAGAGAATGAGATTGAGTCTGAAAAGCAAGAGTCTTTAGTTCTAGTTAGCGAGAGTTTTGCGGATCAGGAGAATCAACTCTTGAATTTGTCTGCTAAGGAAGCTGAGTTAGGGGATCAGAAGTTTGAATCTGGTGGTGCTGAGTCTGGAACTGTTGTGGTCAGTGACTCGGTTGATGGCGATGGGGCGGTGTCCTGCAAAAATTATTCTTCTGAAAACGCAGCAAGCTTGCACACAGATTTACCTGCTGAGACTGCATGTGAGAATGGTGCAGTAGACATGATCCATGAGATTCAAGTAGCTGATTGCCCTGAGGAACTAGGGGTTGAAATTGATCAGAATACTGACGAAGCTTCACGTCCTGTGGCCGTTGCTGTAGCTGGTGTTGATCTTCAGTTGGGTATGCAAATTGTGAGGGGTTCTGTCACCGTGGAAAGTGAAAGAGGCTTGGATGCTGGTCATTGTCAATATGGTGTTTCAGAGACTGTTGTTGATGACTTGGTTGATCCTAGTCAAGAAACAGCTGAACTAGATAAGCCTTCAGGTGTTGCTGAAAGCTTCCCCTTCCAGATTGATCCTGAGAATTTACCGGTTGAAAGTCTTAAAACAGATCCTGATGTTGCTCTCAACGTCAGTGATACAACAGCAAAGCCTGATGTCGATTTTCGGGATTCTGTAGTCACTGAAAGTTCTCCATCTGGTGAGGTTGATGATATGAAAAGGGACAATGAAGTTGGAAAACTGAATGTGGGGAGTGGGAAAAGCTCCGATTCTCATCCTGTTGATGATGCTCATGTAAATGAAGTTGGAAATGGACCTGTCAGAGATGATTTGGTATCAGTTTTCCATAATAGTGATGCAAAATCAGAAACTGAAACTGGTTTTGATTCGGTTGATGCAGAAGAGAAAGTGTCTATTTTGGCTAGTGATGACCAGAGAACAGAACCAGAAGTTTTGCAAGGGGGCATTGATGGTGTTGATGAACGATCCATATCGGTTGATAATGCAGCTGTTGAATCCTGTACGAGTGAATCAGTATATGAAGAAAGCACTGCTGATGTGAAAGCAGAGTGCGAAATTGAAAATGCATATGTTTTGAGTTTCAGAGATGTGCCTGGCAATGAAGCACTTGTACCTGAATCTGAGGTTGTGAGTGGATCTGTCTCTAGCATCCCTGAAGATGTAAATGTGGAAAATGTAGGCATTCAGCACGCCGGTGGTGAGAAAGATGATCACAGAAGTAaagaattggaagaaaatatgGAAACTGAGTTCACAGGTGAAGAGAGTGATGATCTAGTATGTAAAGAAGTGTTGGAAAATGCGAGAATTCAGTTCACGGGTGGCGGGAGTGATGATCAAGCACATAAAGAAGTGAAGGAAAAAGGGGGAATTCAGTTCACCAGTGGGGAGAGTGATGATAAAACATTTCAGGAAGTTGAGGGAATTCAGTCCACCGATGGAGGGACTGATGACAAAACATGTAAAAAGGTTGTGGTAAATGGGGGAATTAAGTTCACCAGTGAAGAGCAGAATGATAAAACTTGTCCAGAAGTCAAGGAAAATAGGGGAATTCAGTTGACTGGTGGAGAGGATGGAGATAGAACATTTCAAGACGTAGAGGGCATTGAGAGAAGTGATAGGTGTGAAACACAAACATCTACCCCAGAAGGTTCAACGGTTGATGCTTCTGAATCCCGGAATATTGGTGTTGAGGTGGTTAAGCAGCCATTCTACTTCTTAGTTAAGGTTCCAAGATATGATGACGAAAATCTCAGAGAACAAATCAAAGCTGCACAGTCAAAAGTTGATGAAAAGACTCGAAGTCGAGATGCTATACGAGATGACATTCAAACAATAAGG GCTTCTTATAAGGAATATGCTGAAAAGTTAGAAGCTGCCATTTCGGACGAGAGGAGTGCACGGGAATCGCTCAAATCCAAACGTCAGGAAATAGATTCTGTTCAGTCCAGGATTAACATGATGAAGAATGCAATTTCTGTAGACGATATTGATGGCTCG ATACGTAATATGGAACACAGGATAGCACATGAAACCCTTCCTTTAAAGGAAGAAAAGCAGATTATTCGTGAAATTAAGCAACTGAAGCAACGACGTGAACAGATCTCCTCTAGCATAGGGGAGCACGATGAAGTTCAGCTGGCTTTTGACCAGAAAGAtcaaattgaagagaaaatgaag TTCTTGAGGAAGGAGGCAGATTCACTCAGGGAGAATGTTATCAAGGCTGAAGCAGCTACTCAAGCTGTTAAAAAGCTACACAGAGAAGAAAGTGAAAAGCTTAAAAGGTTGCTTGGTCAGTTTAAAGCCGCAGATGAAATTCGTCAAGAAGCATATAAACATTGGCAGAGTTTGAAGAAACAGGCATATGATAAG AACCAGCATTTTTGGAAGTACAAAGATGATACCAAGCAAGCTAATGATTTGGCATCTAAAGGAGATAGAGAGGCACTTCAACATTTATGTGTTAACCAG GTGGAGAGAGTTTTGGAGCTGTGGAACAACAATGATGAGTTCCGTAAAGAATATGTCAATAGCAACATTAGAAGTACTCTTAGAAGACTGAAGACGTTGGATGGCCGTTCCCTTGGTCCTGATGAGGAAGCACCTTTAATTCGCCCCTTTTTAAATGACAGAGTTGCCAAGAATATCTCTCTGACGCAGATTTCAGCCCTCGAAAGAGAAAAAACAGAACAAGTTGTGCCTATAAAATCCGAAAAAGTGGACGACAAGCCTTTTCCAGAAGTTCGTGAACAAGGGGATCAGATAGCCAAATTCAAAAAGCCTGAAAAACCTTCTCGTGCAGAGAATGTCTCCACAACTGTTTCTGGCAGGGATGATGAGATTGAAGAGGCAAAAGAAGAAGTGCCAAAACTAACAAAGGAGGAAGAGGAAATGGCTAGGAAAGccgaagagaagagaaaggaAGAAGCAACAGCCAAGTTGAGAGAGCAACGACGATTAGAGGAGAAGGCAAAAGCTCAAGAGGCTTTGGAGAGGAAGAAACGAATTGCTGAGAAGGCTCAAACCAGGGCGGCACTACGCGCTCAGAAGGAAGCTGAACAGAAAGAAAAG gaaagagaaaagagggcaaggaagaaggaaaaaaggaaagcCGCTGCAGCAGAGGATACTGCTATTACAAATGAAGAAGAATATACTCAAAGCTCGGAAACTCCACTGGAAGTTCCTAGGACACCTGAGTTAAGAGATAAGCCAAGCACTGCGACAAAGAAGCCTAAAAAAGCATCACAATTCACAAAGCAGGCCAAAGCAAAATCTATCCCTCTGCCTCTTCGCAATCGGGGTAAAAGAAGAGTGCCATCATGGATGTGGGTCCTGATCATAGCTCTGGTTGTTTTTGCCTTGTTTCTGTTGGGCAACAGCAGCTTCTCCTTTAAATTTGGCTTTGGAGGTTCCgctttctaa